The following are encoded together in the Hoplias malabaricus isolate fHopMal1 chromosome 3, fHopMal1.hap1, whole genome shotgun sequence genome:
- the LOC136692781 gene encoding uncharacterized protein: MDGFLSFTPLSPDTYVPGIQEDIIAPLWTDLDMYTRGDISYEQATNGPLLQTVTDQMDLVYPGFTASWVFVSTWLNMEFEPDTGAVTFQVVLVSDNEGHTCVMMNYGVIPNDPEPWLAGLQTQDNNQNFTIHVSSITNLPLTSNVGIPGQWIFQVAGSPLVPTILFPVLSSADHLVLYDGSYQQIQLSQPFNYFGRSYSQLYLSMDGFLSFDFNNNLFADGYYPYNQLPSANMIAGLWTDIDTYTRGDITFQQATSGPFLQQATTVIKQSFNLTSFSATWVFVGTWQNVEFEPDTGAVTFQVVLISGADSSSYTLLQYVTIPTDYEYWTAGYQTADNSYQFQLPVSTITSLPSSTNVGVLGRWAFKVNEPFGLFFPVLPTAVQNALSGDGSYVQIQLQQPFSYASRQYSTLYLYMDGFVSFQAIPQYDGYYPYISADIIAALWTDIDIYTRNNISYEQATSGPLINQASSAIQQLFPGTNFTAGWVLVATWSNVEFEPDVGGVTFQIVLISDGDSDVSYVLFNYGDMPNDPEAWKAGYFTVDNSQQYTISVPSTTNLRTSTNVGKPGRWAFRVDACAFLNCSPNEVCVLRSGVYGCACADNNPRPNPDTFDAVETCGGTNLSVSLSRCQLFEAGFSSQLLHLNDPRCQGQIQNDRLVFSFNDNECGTILQTNATNFIYENAVQMFSGSYQRSLISRDTWLNVSFSCVYSLIQTIDAPTLFQATSSVVSKNLPSGQGTYQISLTPYGDASFTNPLGGTVTLGVNQQIYISVDVSGVDAQQFTAVLDSCWATPGPQYYYYYYNARWDLVTNGCPNPQDGTVQVLQNGVSLSDHFSFRMFTFTGLSNSFSLHCQVHLCLRNGGQCALPCTDNDDDDDDKHSKRRRRRSLDFHDTAAISMSF, encoded by the exons ATGGATGGTTTCCTGTCTTTTACACCCCTCTCACCCGATACCTACGTCCCAGGTATACAGGAAGACATCATTGCTCCTCTGTGGACTGACCTCGACATGTACACCAGAGGAGATatctcctatgagcaagccacaAATGGTCCTCTTCTGCAGACAGTTACAGACCAAATGGACTTGGTTTACCCTGGATTCACTGCTTCCTGGGTCTTTGTCAGCACTTGGTTGAACATGGAATTTGAACCTGACACAGGG gCCGTGACTTTCCAAGTGGTCTTGGTCTCTGATAATGAAGGCCACACTTGTGTCATGATGAATTATGGGGTCATTCCTAATGATCCAGAGCCCTGGTTG GCTGGCTTACAGACACAGGACAACAATCAAAATTTCACCATTCACGTCTCCAGCATCACTAACCTTCCTTTGACCTCCAATGTTGGAATACCTGGTCAATGGATTTTCCAAGTTGCCGGTTCACCTCTGG TTCCAACCATACTGTTTCCTGTTCTGTCTTCTGCTGATCACCTTGTTCTTTATGATGGAAGTTACCAACAGATCCAGCTCAGTCAGCCATTTAACTACTTTGGAAGATCTTACTCACAATTATAT cTGAGCATGGATGGCTTCCTGTCTtttgattttaataataatctcttCGCTGATGGCTACTATCCATATAACCAATTACCAAGTGCAAACATGATCGCTGGACTATGGACTGATATTGACACTTACACCAGAGGAGACATTACCTTCCAGCAAGCTACAAGTGGCCCCTTTTTGCAACAGGCTACAACTGTAATTAAACAGAGCTTCAATTTGACCAGCTTCTCCGCCACCTGGGTGTTCGTGGGCACTTGGCAGAATGTGGAATTTGAACCTGACACAGGG GCGGTCACTTTCCAAGTGGTCTTGATCTCTGGTGCAGACAGTAGCTCTTACACCCTGCTGCAGTATGTCACCATTCCTACTGATTATGAATACTGGACG GCCGGTTATCAAACAGCAGACAACAGCTATCAGTTCCAACTCCCAGTCTCCACTATTACTAGCCTCCCTTCATCCACCAATGTTGGAGTTCTCGGTCGCTGGGCTTTTAAAGTTAACG AACCGTTTGGGCTATTCTTTCCTGTGCTACCTACGGCTGTCCAGAATGCTCTTTCTGGAGACGGGTCTTATGTTCAGATCCAGCTTCAGCAGCCCTTCTCCTACGCTTCAAGACAATACTCAACACTATAT CTCTATATGGATGGTTTCGTGTCTTTTCAAGCCATCCCTCAATATGATGGCTACTATCCATACATCAGTGCAGACATCATTGCTGCACTGTGGACTGACATTGACATTTACACAAGAAACAACatctcctatgagcaagccacaAGCGGACCTCTTATAAATCAGGCTTCATCTGCAATTCAGCAACTCTTTCCTGGGACGAACTTCACCGCAGGCTGGGTCTTGGTTGCCACTTGGAGTAATGTGGAGTTTGAGCCTGATGTTGGG GGGGTGACTTTCCAGATTGTCTTGATCTCGGATGGAGACAGTGATGTGTCTTACGTCCTGTTCAACTATGGTGACATGCCAAATGATCCTGAAGCCTGGAAG GCTGGTTATTTCACTGTGGACAACTCCCAACAATACACCATTTCAGTCCCCAGTACCACCAACCTTCGTACAAGCACTAATGTCGGCAAGCCTGGTCGATGGGCCTTCCGTGTTGATG cctgTGCATTTTTGAACTGCTCCCccaatgaggtgtgtgtgttgagatCTGGAGTTTACGGCTGTGCCTGTGCAGACAATAACCCAAGGCCCAATCCTGACACTTTTG ATGCTGTCGAGACATGTGGAGGAACTAATCTGTCAGTGTCTCTGTCCCGCTGCCAGCTGTTTGAGGCAGGATTTTCTTCACAACTTCTCCACCTGAACGATCCTAGATGCCAAGGACAGATACAGAACGACCGACTGGTGTTCAGTTTTAACGACAATGAATGTGGCACAATCTTGCAG actaatgcCACTAACTTCATCTACGAGAACGCCGTTCAGATGTTCAGTGGCTCATATCAGCGGAGTCTGATCAGTCGTGACACATGGCTGAATGTTAGCTTCTCCTGTGTGTATTCGCTCATTCAGACGATTGACGCGCCCACTCTCTTCCAGGCCACAAGCAG TGTTGTCAGCAAGAACCTGCCTAGTGGACAGGGCACATACCAGATCAGTTTGACACCCTACGGTGATGCTTCATTCACTAATCCTTTAGGGGGCACTGTCACTCTTGGAGTAAACCAGCAGATCTATATATCTGTGGATGTAAGTGGAGTTGACGCTCAGCAGTTCACCGCAGTGCTGGACAGTTGCTGGGCCACACCGGGCCCAcagtactactactactactacaacgcTCGCTGGGACCTGGTCACTAATGG GTGTCCTAACCCTCAGGACGGCACAGTGCAGGTTCTGCAGAATGGAGTCTCCTTATCTGACCACTTCTCTTTCAGGATGTTCACCTTCACTGGTCTTTCCAACTCATTCAGCCTGCACTGCCAGGTTCACCTGTGTCTGAGAAATGGAGGACAGTGTGCTCTG CCATGCactgataatgatgatgatgatgatgataaacacTCAAAGAGGAGACGACGCAGGTCTTTGGACTTCCACGACACCGCTGCCATCAGCATGAGCTTCTAA